The genomic window GAGGCTGGCATAAGGTGGGGAGCGTCTGAATcgacaaaaaaaatagataataaaacaaataataaaaaggTTTCTGCCTCCATGATTATCGCCGTTTCGAGTGGGAAATGCGAGTATGTAAGGTTACGAAATCACATCCTCCAGTGTTAAACGTATTACATAATCGAAAATACTCTTTACCGTGGTGCTGGTTCCTTTGAAATCAACTGATGCATATGCGAAATATACTCCATAGACGAACCAAAGCTATTTGTCCCTTCTTCTACGTCTGTGTTTTAGTGGGGCACTAGGTTCATACTCTGGtttactttctttttctttaagCTATTGTGATTTTCGTTTGAAAAAATTCCCCTTTGTTGTTACATCATCTCATTTCTTATTCTTAGACGCCCATCGTGGTGTTGCTCTTATTTTCGAAAGTTTTACTAAACAAACCAGTTTGTCACTATTAAGACATCAGAtcctatatatatatatatattctatGTCCTTTTAAGATCAGAATGTGTGAGGAAAAGGATATGCTGTTGTTTATAATTGTAATCTAAAACGAGGAACCCTCTGGATACTATTGGGAAAGTACGAAAGAGGGAGTGCTCCTGCAAATGTTAattatctttgaaaacaatCTGTGACAAACGGGAgatagtagtagtactaaATATGAATATACGACTGTCAGCGCCAAATTTTGATACAAGGATATCAAAAACCTGATATTCATAACAGAGGTGCCACATAGAATTACATTACGTCttgaagataaaaatgTTGTTAATAGATTAACGATATGCTGTGATAAAGCTTCGAAGTTCAGAAGTTGTTTGAAACTGCTTCGATGTTTCATACCTACACGTTACTATGGGTTTTAAGGGAATTACCGCAAAATAAAAGGTACCTTGTTGGAAACCCATTGATATAACGAGTAATAATATCCTTGAAATTTTAATACTAATAACACAATTATTATCTAAAAAATGCTTTAAATGCGGGGACATACTGGGTTTTAAGTTAACACTTACGCTGGCCACATGTTCACGTGACCATCTTAGTAAGCAAATAAAATTCTTGCTACTATCATGGCCTTCATTAGATTGCACACGAACACTTTAGGGTGTCTTTCCCGTATTTCCACGAAGGGACTCCATGCACGATGGCTAACTTATATCTACCTTTTTTACTCCAAAGTAATAGTGATAACAAAACATTTTGTATTTCAAATCATTCGAAATGACTCCTTATATTCTTTTAGTTTACTTTAATTAAAGGTCATACACACTGTgagaataaaataaaacgaAACAACGATTCTCTGAAACACACGTAGCTAAAAGGAAGGCTTCGTACAACCCTTgattttcttgaaatttcTGTACAACTAAGCTCAACTTTCAACTCCGttcaaaaaacaagaatggATTAATAATTCTGTTAATGCATGCATGATTTTCTATGAGTATGAAGACTACCGATTTTGATGACAAATTTAGACATGATAACAACTTTGAACAGTGTTTAACATAAAAGAGCCCAAAAAATGTGATAATTGATACCAAAAATCGAAACAGATGGATATAATGAACTTTCCAGTCCAGATTGCCTAATATAAACGAATTGAAGTTGATTCAAAATACTTCTATTTCAAAAGTCAAAGTAAAAACAATACTGACACCTTCTGATAAGAACATATCAATTGAATCAGTACTATTATCACTACAAGAGGTCAAAGATGTCACAGGCAGAGTCAAgttcaaattctttgaatgaaGTTGCGGAAAAGGAAGGAGAATTTCCAATTGAGAGTATCTTTCATCCAAATAGGTTGAAACATTTTAAGTTCCTTTGTATCCTTAGTGCTTTAGCGCTAGACTTTATGTCTCTAGGAGCAATGATTGTCCTAGTTCAGGACGTGGAAAAACGATTTAACATTTCAGCTACAAAAGCTAGTTGGTCATTAACTTCATACGTTATCACCTTCGCTGGTTTCATAGCATTTTTCGGACGTGTAGGGGACATTGTTGGTAATGGTATGATGATGTCAATCTCAATAGGAGTGTTTGGTATCTGTTCTTTGTTATGTGCAGTTATTCCAAACTTCGTAGGATTTGCAGTATTCCGTGCTTTCCAAGGTATGGCTGGTGCTGGTATTGTCCCATGTTCATATGCACTCGTTAATAGCATGTTTGCTGGTGAGAATCTACAGAGATATTTCTCAATTCTATCAAGCATAGGATCCGGTACAATAGGAGTTGGATTCGTTATTGGCGGCGCTTTTGCAGAAACTAAGATAGGGTATAAAGCCCTCTTCTATATGGTATTCGGCGCATCCATCTTAACCTGTATGCTCATATTGTTATTAATAGGTTATCCAGAATATGTTAGAGTTAAATCCGACTACTCAGCTAGATTCAAAAGGGTAACCAAGCTTGATGTTATCGGGAGCTTCACATTTATAAGTGGTAGTGTGTTACTAGTGGTAGCGTTGACGGATGGCGGAGACTCTTGGAAGAAACCCTCTGCATACGTTCCTTTAGTTATTTCAATTATTTTGATGGCGGCATTCTTTGCTTGGAATTTGGGTTATCAAAAAGTTTTAAGTTTATTGAAACCACACATTTCAACGGGTGCGTACAAATATATGGAGAGCGTCAGTGTATTGATTCCCAAAGAGTTACTATACGCACATAATTTTGCACCCGTGCTACTTGTATCCTTCTTTGCTTTTGCAGCATTTATGGTGGTGATGTATACCGTAGTGAATTATTCTATCTCGGTAGAGGGTGATGCAGTGATTGTGGCGGCCGTAAAGATCATGCCGCTAATTGTAGGTCTAATGCTTGCAAATACGACAATTGCATTCCACCAAACAATTTTAAAGCCAAAGAATGGCCTTATCGTAGGAACATTTGTTTGTACTCTTGGATGTGCCTTTTTAACTGCTCTCAAGGAAGTGAATGGGAACTTGTACTGGAAACTTCTATTGTTAAGTGCATTTTTGGCTGGTATTGGAGGAGCAGTGTATTTCTCATACATGTTGTCCATGGCAATCGGCGACGCTCCTATGGAATACAAAGCTCTTGCGGGTGGTGTTGTGCAGACAGCCTCACAATTTGGGAACGAGGTTGCGTTGTCAGTAATAGTATCTTTATTGGGTAATGGTAAAACCAACAGAAAAGAGCTAAGAAAAAGGTATCAGAATGTGGGATATTTCGCCATTGCATGTGCAGCTATGGCGTTTATAAGCGCGATAACCACGCTTAGAGATCAGCTAGAGCCAAGTGACGATGAGGAACAGCAAAATGCATCAGTGCATAGTGTAAAAGGTTGCGAATCCGACGAATCTACCACGCATCAACAATGTCAGGTAACAGTAGTGCAAGTGgggtttgaagaagaagaaaagatgaaaagcCAGCCTGGTAGGATTGCTTAGAGAGTAATTGTTTTCTGAGCTGAGTAGAAATTGTGTAATTTTGATTCAGATTATAATAAGTGGAAATAATTAATTACCCGGTAGTATTTCAAGATTTGTGAAAGAAAGTGAGAATTGGGGAGAGAAATAGGAAAGTGTGGGCAATTAATTGGTGGAGGGTTTAGGTTTGAAAAAGGAGTGGCATATGCAAGGGAAGTGTCTGTTGTAGAATCGTAGAGTAGTGTTAGAAGTTGTTAGAAGTTGTGTAGAACTATTCAGAACTGTTCTAATATATGGTGGAAGGATGATTTTAGAAGGGGAGACCCTTAGAAAATAAATCTTTGGAAAGTaagtatataagtatatGAGGAATTTATGCTGGGAGGATGATTTTGCAAGGGGGGTCCCTTGGGGTGGGGAGTGTTCTCATACAAGTAGTGGGAAAATAacgaaaaatgaaaaatgaaaaacaaaaatatgagAAGTGAGAAGAGGGAGAGAGTAACAACTACTAGGTAGGTGGGTATGGGGAGAAGAGCCGAGGTTCGTGCCGTACTAAGTGATGACtaggaaaatgaaaatgagaggAGAGAGGAGGCACGTGATGGGAAGTGTGTCCGGGTAAGAGGGAAGGTGAAAGTGAGGTtgtgagatgaagtttggaGTGGGTGGTGGTGGGTAGAGGTTAGCAGGGAAGGTGAGTTTGGGGTTATGTATTGTGCGGGTAACGGAGGACTAATTAGATGGGGGAAGGAATAGAGGGAAGAGAAGGTagagaaagacaaaagagaagtGGGTATGGTCGCACCGTGTGAAGtgacgaggaagaaaatgaaaatcaaaagttGGAGGAGGGGGAGGAAAGAGTGGAAGGGAAAGACAGTAAGTAAGGTTGGGTTAGGGAGAGACAaacatccgggtaacagtaGAAACATAGGTTGAGGAAGTGGAtgtgagatgaagtttgatggCAAGAGGAGCAAGATTGGTCAAGGCAGTCAAAGTGTATGAAAAGTGAAGTGCGGGTAACATGGGAAACTGTGGAAGCGATAGGTCAGGGGACAGATGAGGGACACATAAGGGACAAATAAGGGACAAAGGAAGACCAAGGAGGATAGTCAGAAACCGTTGCACAAAGAGGAAGctaggaaaagaaacgtgtATCGAAAACACTTACCGTAATAGGAAATGGGATACAAGAAATACAGGAAGCTGGAATGGCaggtggaaaaaaacaaaggagAATGCAGGAGAGTGTAAAAAGAATGTAATGTTGCacgaacaaaaagaaatgaacatgaaaaacgaGGTTTccgaaataggaaatagtgGGAAAAGTGAGGTATAATATATGGCGGGTAACAGACAAAAGAGGGAGGGTAACGACGACAAGTATGGAGGATGGACCAAATGTAGCGGGGAGGGTAACACGAACTTAGAGAAGGAATGTTCTAAATTGGGGCGGGTAACACCACTAGAGCAGAGGGTAACACTAGAAAATGGGTAGGGTAAGACCAAAGAAGGGGTAGggtaattcaaaagaaggggtagggtaatggcgaaaagagaaaataagGAGTACattggtgtacggatttgattagttatgtggtgtacggatttgattagttatgtggtgtacggatttgattagttatgtggtgtacggatttgattagttatgtggtgtacggatttgattagttatgtggtgtacggatttgattagttatgtggtgtacggatttgattagttatgtggtgtacggatttgattagttatgtggtgtacggatttgattagttatgtggtgtacggatttgattagttatgtggtgtacggatttgattagttatgtggtgtacggatttgattagttatgtggtgtacggatttgattagttatgtggtgtacggatttgattagttatgtggtgtacggatttgattagttatgtggtgtacggatttgattagttatgtggtgtacggatttgattagttatgtggtgtacggatttgattagttatgtggtgtacggatttgattagttatgtggtgtacggatttgattagttatgtggtgtacggatttgattagttatgtggtgtacggatttgattagttatgtggtgtacggatttgattagttatgtggt from Kluyveromyces marxianus DMKU3-1042 DNA, complete genome, chromosome 6 includes these protein-coding regions:
- a CDS encoding aminotriazole resistance protein; this translates as MSQAESSSNSLNEVAEKEGEFPIESIFHPNRLKHFKFLCILSALALDFMSLGAMIVLVQDVEKRFNISATKASWSLTSYVITFAGFIAFFGRVGDIVGNGMMMSISIGVFGICSLLCAVIPNFVGFAVFRAFQGMAGAGIVPCSYALVNSMFAGENLQRYFSILSSIGSGTIGVGFVIGGAFAETKIGYKALFYMVFGASILTCMLILLLIGYPEYVRVKSDYSARFKRVTKLDVIGSFTFISGSVLLVVALTDGGDSWKKPSAYVPLVISIILMAAFFAWNLGYQKVLSLLKPHISTGAYKYMESVSVLIPKELLYAHNFAPVLLVSFFAFAAFMVVMYTVVNYSISVEGDAVIVAAVKIMPLIVGLMLANTTIAFHQTILKPKNGLIVGTFVCTLGCAFLTALKEVNGNLYWKLLLLSAFLAGIGGAVYFSYMLSMAIGDAPMEYKALAGGVVQTASQFGNEVALSVIVSLLGNGKTNRKELRKRYQNVGYFAIACAAMAFISAITTLRDQLEPSDDEEQQNASVHSVKGCESDESTTHQQCQVTVVQVGFEEEEKMKSQPGRIA